In the genome of bacterium HR17, the window TGTCAGGGTAAAAGCATCTGAGGCTTTGCGCCGCATCGGAGCAGCAAGGAACGGTGAGCGAGGATGCCGTTGAACACTGACCAAAAGCGATTTTTGGCGGCGGCGTTGATGGAACTGGAAGAGCACTTGCTGCAGTTTGAGCGGTGGCTGCAAGCGGACGAAACTGTCACGATTTTTCGCCGAGTGCCCAACCCTTTTCCGTCCGAACAGCGGGCACGGTTGAAGGGGCTGATAGCAGCCGTCAAAGAGCGGCTGCGCATTATGCGCGACACTTTTTCGCTGCCGACGGAAACCGTCTCCTTGCCTTGGTCGCTTTCCGTGACCTTGCTGCACCTTGCGACGACATTGGAAGAGTGTGACCCGCAACGGCTCAAGGCATTTAGTGCGATAGACGAAGGGACAGCCGAAACCTTAACGCGCCAATTGAACGAGTTGACCCAATACCTTGCCGCTCTTCACCGCCTTACTCAGCCGGCGGCGATCAAGGACAGCGGTCAAAGTTAATGCTGCGGCATTTACTGCCCGATTTGACGCTGACAGCGGGCATAGTTTTAATCGTCATGGCGAATGTCCAGAAGTTGGGTGAGTTCAAGAAACACGCCGGCGCTTGAATTGAGGTGTCAGCGCAGGGCTTCCACGCGCACCCCGCCGTCAAACGAAAACCGCAATTTGGTCGGACCGCCTTGCGCCACCAGTTCGTTGCGGATGCGTTTTGCCGCTTCCACGATGACCGCCATCTTGGCTTTCGCCTCGTCCCAAGTGCGGGTCTTCAAGCCGCAGTCAGGGTCGGGAAAGATTTGTTCGGGGCGTAGATACTTCAGGGCTTGACGGATGCGCTGCTCTACTTCGTCCACACTCTCAATGTGCCGGCTATGCACATCCACGACGCCCAACCCGATGAACTTATCGGCAGGGTAGCCGAACCGCTCAATGAGCGGGTAAAGTTTGTCGGCATTGTTCGTGAACTCCCAGTCAAACTGGTGCACGGGAAATTGAATAAGCCGGGGATAAATCGGGCGCAAGTCGCCGTAGCACATGTGGCTAACGATGAACGCTTCTAACCCTTTCGTCATGACCACCATTGCCTCGTGGGCAATTTCAATGTCCTCAGGGTGCGTCGGGACGGCGGGCTCATCAATTTGGATGAACAACGCACCCGCTTTGCGCAGGTCGTGGGCTTCCTCGTTGATGGCGTGCGCCAGCGCCAAAACCGCTTCACGCCGTCCTTTGCGGTCTTTGTCGTAGGGGTCATAGTGTTCGTCAAAACTCCAGTCGTAAATCGTGTAGGCGCCTGTCAGCATCCCCTTGACGGGTTTTTTCGTCAACGATTGAGCAAACTGCCACATCTCAACGGTCATCGGTCGGGTGCGTTTGATGTCGCCTGTGATGACGGGTTTGAAGTAATAGCGGTTGCCATAACTGCGCACCAAACCTTTGCGTCCAAACCCGTCCAGCAAGTCGGCGAAAAATTCCACCATGTCGCCCCGCTCCATCTCGCCGTGCACGAGCAAGTCGGCGCCCACCTCTTCTTGCAGCGCAATGACCTCGCGGGTCGCTTTCAGTTCCAACTCGTGCAATTGGGCGTAGCTGATTTCGCCCCGCCGAAATTGGATGCGGGCTTGCTGCAAATAAGCCGGCTTCGGGAAACTTCCGACACTGGTGACAGGCAAAATAGGCAACTCAACTGTTGTCGCCACACTTATGCCCTCCTTTCGTTGCCGTGGTTTCAACCGATTCGTCTTGCGGCTTCCGCATCTCCCCAATCAGGGCAATTCAGTCAACCGGTGGCTCAAAAATCGGCGCGCACAAGAGGTCACGCTGAGACCTACGCGCAGCCTCGGGATGTTTGTCGGTGCCCTTGTGCACGGCAGATATCACACATCTCCAAAGGCTGCGCAATTTGATAGCGGTCTGCTCGGCGACCTTGAGCGCTTCTTTTGCCTTCCGCCACTGACTTGTTGCCATCGCCGCTGTGCTCACCCTCAGTTTGCCACAAAAAATTAGGGGCGTATGGTGCCCGCAGATTTTATGAGGGCTTTGCCTGCGTCTCGCAAAAAACAAAATGCGGGGCGAGGCAGTGCCTCGCCCCGTTTGCTGTTCGTCTCAAGCGCTATTGCGCCGTCAGAATTCGTGCCGATGCCCGGCTTTCGCCTTTTCCTTTTCCTCTTCGGGTTTTTCAGCGACGACGGCTTCTGTCGTCAGGAGCATGGCAGCGATGGACGCGGCGTTTTCCAGCGCCGACCGCACGACTTTCACGGGGTCAACGATGCCCCGATCCACCATGTCCACGAACTCCTCTTTCAAGGCGTCAAAGCCTGTGAAGTGGTAGTCGCCGTTGACCTGCTTCGGCTCAAACTGGCGCACTTTTTCTACGACGACCGAACCTTCCCAGCCGGCGTTTTCCGCGATTTGGCGCAGCGGCTCCTCCAGCGCTCGCTTGACGATGCGCACGCCAATCTTTTCATCGGGGTCGGTCAGTTCCTTCTCCAGTTCGTCCAGCGCGGGGGTGAGATGGATGTAGGTGACGCCACCGCCTGCGACGATGCCCTCCTCCACAGCGGCGCGCGTGGCGTTGAGGGCGTCCTCAAAGCGGTGCTTCTTTTCCTTCATCTCAGTCTCCGTCGGCGCCCCGACCTTGATGACGGCGACGCCGCCAGACAGTTTCGCCAACCGCTCTTGCAACTTCTCGCGGTCGTAGTCGCTCTCGGTCTCTTCAATCTGGCGTTTGATTTGGGCGATACGCCCTTGGATGGCTTCCTTGCTGCCGGCG includes:
- the metE_1 gene encoding 5-methyltetrahydropteroyltriglutamate--homocysteine methyltransferase, yielding MATTVELPILPVTSVGSFPKPAYLQQARIQFRRGEISYAQLHELELKATREVIALQEEVGADLLVHGEMERGDMVEFFADLLDGFGRKGLVRSYGNRYYFKPVITGDIKRTRPMTVEMWQFAQSLTKKPVKGMLTGAYTIYDWSFDEHYDPYDKDRKGRREAVLALAHAINEEAHDLRKAGALFIQIDEPAVPTHPEDIEIAHEAMVVMTKGLEAFIVSHMCYGDLRPIYPRLIQFPVHQFDWEFTNNADKLYPLIERFGYPADKFIGLGVVDVHSRHIESVDEVEQRIRQALKYLRPEQIFPDPDCGLKTRTWDEAKAKMAVIVEAAKRIRNELVAQGGPTKLRFSFDGGVRVEALR